A stretch of Pempheris klunzingeri isolate RE-2024b chromosome 19, fPemKlu1.hap1, whole genome shotgun sequence DNA encodes these proteins:
- the tmem120b gene encoding transmembrane protein 120B, whose amino-acid sequence MSKPKFQTEWEEIDEEYQQLQETHKIYRQKLEELTSLQATCSGAISKQRKCLKDLRYSLNKCAQACDEKDVKLITDIKTQIKDKENVFFDMEAYLPKKNGLYLNLVLGNVNVTLLSNQAKFAYKDEYEKFKLYMTIILMFGAITCLFFLNCRVTDEIFNFLLVWYYCTLTIRESILMSNGSRIKGWWVSHHYVSTFLSGVMLTWPEGPMYQMFRSQFLAFSIYQSFVQFLQYYYQSGCLYRLRALGERNQLDLTVEGFQSWMWRGLTFLLPFLFFGHFWQLYNSVTLFRLAGHEDCKEWQVFMLALTFLVLFLGNFLTTLKVVHQKIQKNQEKVQKND is encoded by the exons ATGTCCAAGCCGAAGTTTCAGACGGAGTGGGAGGAAATTGACGAGGAATATCAACAATTACAG GAAACTCACAAAATATACAGACAAAAACTGGAGGAGCTCACCAGCCTTCAAGCAACATGCAGCGGCGCCATCAGTAAACAGAGAAAATGCCTGAAAGACTTACGGTACAGCTTGAACAA GTGTGCACAAGCATGTGACGAGAAAGACGTGAAACTAATAACAGACATCAAAACGCAAAtcaaagataaagaaaatgtCTTCTTTGATATGGAGGCATATTTGCCAAAGAAAAACGg GCTGTACCTGAATTTGGTCCTGGGCAATGTGAACGTAACACTTCTTAGCAACCAGGCAAA ATTTGCCTACAAAGACGAGTATGAGAAGTTCAAGCTTTACATGACGATAATCCTGATGTTTGGAGCAATAACCTGCCTCTTCTTTCTCAACTGTCG aGTCACTGATGAAATCTTCAACTTTTTGCTGGTGTGGTACTACTGCACACTGACCATAAGGGAAAGCATCCTCATGAGCAATGGCTCCAG GATTAAAGGTTGGTGGGTGTCTCACCATTATGTATCCACCTTTCTCTCAGGTGTGATGCTTACCTG gCCAGAGGGGCCCATGTACCAGATGTTCAGAAGCCAGTTCCTTGCTTTCTCCATATATCAGA GCTTTGTTCAGTTCCTCCAGTATTATTACCAGAGCGGCTGTTTATACCGGCTGCGAGCTTTGGGAGAGAGAAATCAGCTGGACCTCACAGTGG AGGGATTTCAGTCCTGGATGTGGAGAGGTCTCACTTTTCTTTTGCCATTCCTCTTTTTTGGACAT TTTTGGCAGCTGTACAACTCGGTGACCTTGTTTCGCTTGGCGGGACACGAGGACTGTAAGGAGTGGCAG gtaTTTATGCTGGCACTGACATTTCTCGTCCTATTCCTGGGAAACTTCCTCACCACGTTAAAGGTCGTCCACCAAAAAATTCAGAAAAACCAGGAAAAGGTGCAAAAAAATGACTGA
- the orai1b gene encoding calcium release-activated calcium channel protein 1, producing MSLNEHSLQALSWRKLYLSRAKLKASSRTSALLSGFAMVAMVEVQLDNSYPYPPALLIAFSACTTVLVAVHLFALMVSTCILPNIEAVSNVHNLNSVKESPHERMHRHIELAWAFSTVIGTLLFLAEVVLLCWVKFLPVKPNKSSNNTVSSGVAAAITSTSIMVPFGLVFIVFAVHFYRSLVSHKTDRQFQELEELSNLTRLQNELDNRGESSILQSPSSHFP from the exons ATGAGTCTGAACGAGCATTCGCTGCAAGCACTCTCCTGGAGAAAGCTCTACCTGAGTCGGGCTAAATTGAAGGCTTCTAGCCGGACATCAGCTCTGCTTTCTGGATTCGCTATG GTGGCTATGGTGGAAGTGCAGCTGGACAACAGCTATCCCTACCCACCTGCTCTCCTCATAGCCTTCAGTGCCTGCACCACCGTGCTTGTGGCTGTTCACCTGTTCGCTCTGATGGTCAGCACCTGCATTTTGCCCAATATAGAGGCCGTCAGCAATGTCCACAACCTCAACTCTGTGAAGGAGTCTCCACACGAGCGAATGCACAGACACATTGAGCTGGCATGGGCTTTTTCTACAGTCATTGGTACTTTGCTCTTCCTGGCCGAGGTGGTTCTGCTCTGCTGGGTCAAATTTTTGCCCGTTAAGCCCAACAAGTCCAGCAATAACACAGTTTCATCTGGTGTGGCTGCTGCCATAACCTCCACCTCTATTATGGTTCCCTTTGGTTTGGTCTTCATTGTCTTCGCTGTGCATTTCTACCGCTCCTTGGTTAGTCACAAGACTGACAGACAGTTTCAGGAGTTGGAGGAGCTATCTAATCTCACCAGGCTACAAAATGAACTGGACAACAGAGGGGAATCTTCCATCTTGCAGTCTCCAAGCTCACATTTCCCGTAG
- the morn3 gene encoding MORN repeat-containing protein 3 has translation MPHFKPPQKDQPLSTLLDIKSQKSGLRCTVFSVSGNEYTGEWQNNKKHGKGTQVWKKSGAVYNGEWKLGKRDGYGTYSVLLPETKEYVRKYCGEWKNGKKHGYGSYFNNNSAVYEGEWSEDHRSGWGRMYYESGDIYEGEWMKDTNHGQGIIRFANGNWYEGTWRDGKKNGNGKFYYSDKGQLYEGFWVDGIAKFGTLSDFARDEASTPTKYPIPQVNLVDMQWVLREAQSAYLEQ, from the exons ATGCCACATTTTAAACCACCTCAAAAAGACCAGCCACTCTCAACACTGTTGGACATCAAGTCTCAGAAAAGTGGACTGCGGTGCACAGTTTTCTCGGTCAGTGGAAATGAATACACTGGAGAGTGGCAGAACAACAAGAAGCACG GGAAGGGTACTCAAGTTTGGAAGAAGTCTGGTGCCGTTTATAACGGAGAGTGGAAACTTGGAAAACGTGATGGATATGGTACCTACAGTGTGCTACTCCCAGAAACAAAGGAGTATGTACGGAAGTACTGTGGtgaatggaaaaatggaaagaagCAT gGTTACGGATCATACTTCAACAATAACTCGGCAGTTTATGAGGGGGAGTGGAGTGAGGACCATCGCAGTGGCTGGGGCAGGATGTACTATGAGAGTGGAGATATCTACGAAGGAGAGTGGATGAAGGATACGAATCACGGACAAGGCATCATTCGATTTG CAAATGGAAATTGGTATGAAGGCACCTGGCGTGATGGCAAAAAGAACGGCAATGGAAAATTCTACTATTCTGACAAAGGTCAGCTTTATGAAGGCTTTTGGGTGGACGGAATAGCAAAATTTGGGACCCTGTCTGATTTTGCGAGGGATGAAGCATCAACACCAACAAAGTATCCGATTCCACAG GTAAACCTGGTGGACATGCAGTGGGTTTTAAGGGAAGCCCAGTCAGCCTACCTCGAACAGTGA